The nucleotide sequence ACAGCAGTGAACTGGTACACTTCGTGATGTACAACAATAGAAGTAACGATCAAGTGTCAGGGGCAGATTAACTGTAATGTGTTAAAATAAAAGTTGACTACTCAAATCGTTATTCAAAGCTTTTTTGAAGAATAATGCTCCCCACTCCCACATGCAAACAAAACAATTAGACCACAttcatatattaatttttatttttcccatacaATATTCACAGGGTCTGCTTTTTCTCTTATTcaaactaaacttttttttttccccccaaactaaAACAAGAACTGACAAGGACATGAGAAGAAGTTCTGTAAACATAAAACATCCAAGGAATAGCTGAAACCCAGGGCCTTTAGCAATTAAAAACACAGTTATATCCCCTTTAACACAGGGTGTTTACTCATGTATCACACCCTTAACCAAACTATtcttttcatatattaaaaagatGCAGCTTTAACCAAAAGTCACAACGCATTTCTTCACCCACTGCGTTAGCATGTGTTTTATTATATCCTATTCAGtcacttattttaaaaactatataCAGCTATGTTTAAACGTGTATTTGTGCCATGTTTTTAGTAACacaaaaataaaggcatttttaagCTATTGCTGCATATTATGCAGCAGGATATCAGAAGATTGGTTTGGATACCTAACTTCAATGCAAAAGTCAAGTCCACTAAGCCTCTGCAGTGGGAGTAATATTGAGCTGAACAGTCCCACTTCACACATTCAAACATGAAAGAATAGAGATACATGTATGTGATGGCCAATCATTATCTGTTTTACCCCATTGTTTACCAATTTTGACAGCACACAGAACAAGTCAGtggaagaaaaaccaaacacGTTTCaatctttaaaacaaatgcttttgttgTGATTAAAGCTACACAAGTGATATTCAAACTCCAGATGACGACAGTGAACACTatcaaaattaaattatgttttcatGTGACACTTGCACCCAAAATGTACCACTTGCTTCATTATGGTGTGCAACGCAGCACAAAAAGTACTGAATATTAGTTGCTGAAACACAAGAATAAAGCATAAAGGTACAATCAAGAATATTGTGTGCAGGCACAGATTTGTATCATAAGAAagcactattttttttgttttctgatctttttgAGTCTGTTTCTGGGAAGCTTGCATCCCAAAATGGGACTgcaatatttaaaattcagtacaggacagaaaaacatCACATATAATCCTGAATTTAACCTATGTTAAGCTTTAATACCCCCATGACCTTTTAAGTAATTTTTGAGCTGTTTgaggtttttcttcagtttccaaaAGAGCAGTCGTTCAGTTCACAACAGgtgaacttttatttttttcagccaccacaagattttaaaatcaagtaATCTCAGATCAATTCTTCAGACTGCTCAAGCGTTACCTGTACATGCAATTTCAAATTTTTGCTAGAAAAAATACAGGCAATTATTAGAGGTTTAGCattctttctctgcttgctgAGAACTTGTTTAAGAAGCATCTTTCGAATTAGCCAGCAATATACAACAAAATTTTTCACCTTAGTTTATTTTGTGTGCACTTAAGAACTGGTCAGTCTACATATTTCTCCAGAGCCAATTGAAAGAGTTTAGCCTTATTATGACCAGCTCAATTCAAACTACTTGTATGTACATACATTTACTACCTTCCATATCCAAATAAACCAAGACTTTACAGTACATAAGCTATTAAAGACATGAGCAGTGGAAACAATGTAACTATAACTCTACCAAAAAGATAACCTGAAATACTTAAAACACTTCCTGACCACTAGCAAAAAACAGTGGCAATTAGATGCACAAGGCCATCATGTATCAGTGCACCACACACAGGAAAGTAAAATTTACAGCACTTGTGCAATGCAGTATCAATATCAAATTGGCCTCTTAATAGGAAAACAATTTAGTAAAAAGCTTTGTATGTGCCTAACACATAATACAACCTCATCCAGTGCTGGTGCTGTGCTGCTTAACAAACCAAGCTACTTCTCGTCTtaaatccaaaaagcagcagcagcagcatataCGAGTACAGAAACTGTACAGCTTCAGTGACAAAGTTACAAGACTCCCTATTTTAttgcatgttttttaaataaccttgGAGATTTGGATTTTTGAATATAGGAAGTGGATTTCCTGAGTAGTCTCAGCTTacaatttcttcaggaaaatgaaCATTGTAAAAGAggaaatggatttattttaatatagaaGAATGTAAGTTTAAGCAAACGTACTCAAGTATAAAATTTAGTAAGCTTTGAAGATGGAGACTTACCAGGCTGATGAAGAATTTGCACCATGATGTAGTGTCAAGCTTGCAACAATTTTACAAATAAGCAAGGGGTACcattggttatttttttttaacagcaaatcAAAACAATGCACTACAGTTCATCACATTTGGTTTTATAATCAAATACATTCagcctgaaaacaaaaatcaaatcaaattttcatatatattgCCTCATGTCAGACACTAGACTGGTTATTTTAAAGTGTTATACTGCAGATGGCTAATCTTACTGGTAAAAATCAAACTCAGTTTGGATTACAATCAGTAGAAATAAAGAGGCTGGTCACTGCCAGATATTTAATACAGGAATCGGAAAGCACTTAagttctgaagtattttttaaatatttcaaatcttGTTTCCCTTTCATAactttttgggtttgttttgtgatttttatatacGATATGGGGTAGACACATTTGAATGTTGCATATATTCAGATCCTTTGCACTTACAATTAATTGGAGAACAGTTAATTTTTACAGATGAGTACACACAATGACCTGAAGCATTACCACTACCAGTTATGATCCAACACGGGTTGTTGTGGATCTTTTATCCGAGAAGAAGCTTTTGAGGAGAAATACCTGCCCGATACTAACGACAAGAAGAATGATTGCTTCCCCTATTGACCAGTAGGCCACCCTTGTGTTTAAATCCTCTGCTCTGCTGCGGCCCTGCGCTTCCCTCAAGCGGAAATGAGTCTGATAATCGATGACAGACTTCAAAGCTTCATGAATTGAAACACATGCAGACTCCATCTAGAGAAGCAAACAAATAGACACCACTGAATTAATAACCCTTCTaatgccttttctgcaaagttttcTGGTTTGATATTGAAAATTAGGATTCATGTAACTTTGCAAGCTAAGGATTAACTCAGTCCATTGTCAGACTGAAATACTGTAAATGCCATAACATTTAACTTACACTGATCAAACTCTACACAAAGGAATGCGACAGACTGTTAAATGCAGAAGCGTGTAAAACTGTAGATGTAATAAAAAGCAAGGAGCTCTGAGAATGACTAAACAAATCTTAAATTCATGTATATTTGGGTTCAAAATGAACATTAGAAAGATTTTTGAAATGTCAGTGATGCCCCCATTGTTAATTCCACACATACCAGGAAAACAAACAGTTGCTTATAGCATTAAGATGCACATAGTATATATTAAATGCTCCTGTATTTCACAAGTATGACATTCTTCGTTGCATAATTCTTACTCAAGTTGCACAATATCCTAAAATCTACATTACTAAACTCAACATGTTCTTTTGGCAGAAGACCCTTCTCTTAGTCAGTGCGCAAAACGTGGTTAACAAATTGCTCAACTTCattgtcatttttcatttaaaaaaaaaaaagtattaccaGTTTTTTAAGCCCTAGATCATTTTTCACTTAACTCCTTCCACTTTCAATTTATCTTCTGTAAGTAAAAGTCAGTACTACTCACTGCGTTTTGATCACCAAGAGATTAATCATAGATCTTCAAAATACCTTCTTTCTAGTCAcaacttgtttttgttttatggcttaaaattagtatttcctgAAGATCAAACAGCACGAACTattataaaaggaaacatttaacaCACTGATAGGACCACTCTCAGTTACTTATATCTGTGTCTAACCATCTTTCAAGTTGATGACTTAAGACAGGTGTCTGAACAAGTCTAAGATATTCTTCTCAACAAAATTCAGGAAGAGGTTTTCCAAACTAAGTTCTGCCATTGGTCTCACTGATAAATTACAGAGCTCTCCTAGTCTGTAGAAGGGATTTAAACACAAAGTCACTCTGGTTTTAGGGATTTACCTTTTACTGTCCCTGTGAAAGGCTGCCCTGATTTGGTCTTCCTACAAGCCTCAAGAAAAATGCAACAAGAACCTTCTTACCAAAGGTGTGTTGTACTCTGAAAATTAACTTTCCCTTTCCCAAATACCTTATTTGCATTGTGTAAGCTACAACCCAGTGACAAACTGTTTTTTTATAAATCTTctcccacaggctgcaagggTCTGCAGAGATGCTGGACCCAGGAAGCACGTGTTCTGCATTCTCAAAATCCCTCTGCTGATGCCAAgatagcaaaaggaaaaccagatgTAACAGAACACGCAGACTGAACAGAATGAAGACTAAAGTAAGGAAAAGAGATGGAAAGATACAGGATGAAGAATCAGatacaaaataaagcagaggaGAAGAGTGACAAGAAGAAAGAGGTAAGAGCTGTAGTTGAAGTCACAGCAAGTCACCTACTCATTACAGATCTCAGCTACTGCAGACTTATGTGAGGTAAATTCAAGTAAGACTGGCATTTGGGAACCAGTATCTATACCGTTGAGTTGAGACTAGCAAAATAGTGACCACATCCAGCATTCTTTAATGGTTGTTTAAAATGAGGTTTGGTGATGGTTATAATGCAAGGACATTAGTGGGAATTCATGAAGCGAGTGTTCCAAGGGAAGTTTTGATGGATTTAGATTGGGTAGAGGCAGTACAAAACTGTAAAATCCTGAGAATATAATAACACTCTGACAGTTTGTAGTGTCTTATAAAGGACAAATAGCCAGCTAAATATGGTtgattttgttcatttgtttattttgctagaattctccattttaaaaatggcagtTACATGAGAGGTCAACTTAAGTCCTCCCCCGCAAAAGACTCTACggttttaaatataaaaacaattcTCAAAGTTTCTCCAAAGTTTGGAAATTTTTAAACCCCTGATCCACCAATATTTACAGTTTGTGAAATCCACACTTCAAGAGGCACACAAACATGGCATTAAAAGGAggttcccttaaaaaaaaaaaagtggcctaGAGTTTAAGTTACTACCCTAATTTTCTCTTAAGCACTTGCTGATTCCTTCTCAGCTGTTTTGTGTTCTATAAATCTTATCTTCAGATAGAAAGCTTCTCTGTAgtaattcagattattttaaaagctccAATCTGTTGATTTTCAAAACTGATATAAATATCTAACGCAgctgaacttgaaaaaaaaaacattgcctCCACCTAACAGCTGCTGTCAAACACAACAGCATCTTACCTGGGTAAGTGCAGTTACTCTGTTCTCACTAGGGAACAGTGGTGGATCTTCTCCAACCTGGAAATCAAAGTACACAGTTTTGTGTGTGAAAGTAGAGAATTCATTGCTGAAGCAGAATTTGTATGTTCCGTTTCTGGATGCAGTAAACGTGAAGCTATCATATTGTTTCTTCATCTCTTTGTATAATACAATGCCATCAGGATCTTCCAACCGACAGTCAACATCATAATGACCTCCAGTGATCacctgaaaacaaaacccaagaaattctCCTTTTAACAAAACAGAGATTTATACATTTCTTCTAAGAAGTATGACTTGTCAAGTGGCACTGCAAGATTTTCTGctttaacaaatgttttaaaatataatgcaTTAATTTGAATATGTTTCAAAGCAAgtctgcaaaattattttcttatggaAGACACAAAGAACATAATTCAAAATACTTTAGGTTCAGCATATGTAatgtcaattatattttcaaACCGTTTATGAGAGCAATTTTAGTTAGTTTGTTATAAATAATTGTACAACATAAAAGGCTACAGTGGATGAAACTTGATGGGGCAGCAAAGACTTTACTGCAACAAATCAACCATTTGCTGTATGCACAAGTCCTCCACGGAACTGATTTCAGCTGCCTGAGATTGCTAACATGCAGTAAAACAGCTCCTTTCTGTTCAGCCAAAAGAGTGCAACCACCCTATTAGCTCAAGCTGCTTTAGGCTGCAGGAATGGTGTTCGACCAGTAGAACAGGTATTTCAACCTGGCTAGTCTTCCTGTGTGCTTGTGAACAGAGCAATGTTTGGGGGGTAGGGTGGGGTggtctgctgcctccctcctgcacaGTTAGACACAGCATTTCTtcccaaaaccagcacatccagATAATGCCTAACGAGTGACTTGAATCTTCATGATTGTCTTGAGGGcattttttttcaggctttgatcATTGTTGGTCTACAGCATATTGCTGGGTAGACTAGCCATCCCACCTCTACAGAAAGACTAATCAGTAGCTTAGGTATTCATAACTTGGTGTTCTGATGACTCTTAGGCTAGTACTTTCACACTTAATCCTTGCTCCAAACTTTTTGATTTTAAGATAAAGCATGCTGAAGGAGGAAGAGACTTATATCTAAAGGCAGGTCCCTTTTATATGTGTgctgaaatgactgaaaaatttTAGTATCTGAGTAGCTGCACTTCGGTTCACATAGTGTTATTTAAACTGACATCAGTTTATTTAGGTATCAAGTTATTAAAATGATAACATTAATGGTACAACTGAAATAACAAGAGATCTGAGCAGTAGCTGCTCTGCAAAcaggaagttttaaaaacattcagttgGCAAGCAGCATCTTCATAGTTTTTCCAAAAATGTGATGACaggatacaaagaaaaaaaaatttttggaaGTCTGGATCTCTGGATGTCTGCATCTAGTTGGGATTTTCACACAGAAATGCTTACCTggttggaaggaaaaacaaaaacaagattttctgtaatgaaatgaTGGTTCACTTTTGAAGTATGATCTCAAAGTTGACAGGGGCCATGCCTTTTGCCAATTACATGAAAGTCACTCCCATTCAGTTATATCACACACTCTGGAAGGGCCAGTTTACATACACATGGTAAAGATTTGCCAGAGCTTTAAAGTTGCCCTAGGATTCCTTCCCACAGAGCTTGCTTGAGCCTCCTGTCAGCTCTTAAGACATACTGCCAAAGGACATGCACACAGCACTTCGGTCTACTGGCAGCTGGCCAAAGCCAAACTTTCCTTTTAAGAAAGCTATTCCTGTTCTGATCACCGACAAAAGCGACAACAGCCGGCTTATCTGCCCAGCAACCTCCAATGACATCCACTTCAAAACAGGGGGGAAAAGTACTGCACAGAAAAGACTTTATGAAGGTAACTGGCAGGGACAAGAAGCATTTGGGTAGGGGAAAAAGATATCTTGAGAACTAGAACATGTAGGACAGAGTAACAAGGACCAATATTTGGCAGCAACATTCCCCAAAATACTAAAGGTGGGACAGcaggcaggaaagagaaaaacacgGAACTTCAACAGGAGAAGTCAGACCATAAAAGTACACGGCCCCTTCAAAAGCCCCCAAAGGTAACTGTGATTCCCATTGCAAAGGATGATTTCTCTCTCATGCTGCTGCTGTACTGTCAGTGACTTCACCAGCTGAAGTGACAGACTGAAAGGTTCCAACCCTGCTGATACACTCAAAGGCACCAAAACTGTCAGAGCTGTTTGCTCAAAACATCTTGAAGCTGAACAGCATGCTCTATCATCATGATAGACCTGCATGTTCAAACTGTTAGAAACtgggaaaagtaagaaaaaaccGTGCAGCCTCACTTAATACACGCATGTTAACCATAGTCGTCAATAAGATGTCAGCTGCCcgcaggttttattttttgtaagacTCTTCCCTGTCTCGCTATGTGCCTGGGACACTGTGCTGATACCGCATACCTACTCCATGACTTTCTTACTGTTTGCTACGTGACCTCAGTTTGAGCCATACTCCAAAATAAGAAGCATTAGCTCCTTCATTTGTATCGTGCTCATGGTGCAAATGCTTCGTAAACCTCAAGGAAACCGCTTTCACGGCATCTCCTTGGGCAGCTGTTCTTTAGGTATTCTCCACGCCGCTGGGCTGGGACGCTGCGCGGCAGCGATCAGGGTAAAAGACGCTGCCAGTTTTCAGGGGCAACTTCGTGTGCCTTTCTCGGCTCTGAGCTAAACTCGCGCCCCCCGCAGAGCGCGGGGCAGCGTGCACTATTTCCTCAGCCGAGCTGCAAacccagccctggctccagctGCCGCTCACCCCCCACCAGGCGCTTCTCCCGACAACTGCTCGCAGCAGCCCGCGGTTCACGAACGAAGCCGAGCGGCTCCCCCGACAGCACCCGCCCCTCGGCCACCGCTCCCCGGCGGCCGCCAGCGCGGCAcgcccgggcccgggccggcccTTCCCCGCGaggccggccccggccgccccgctaCCTGGAACTCGAGGGTGCACTTGGTGCCCTGGGCGATCTCCTCGTAGAAGCACTGCTTGGCGTTATCGGGCAGCTCGAAGGTGATCTCGGAGGCCCGCGCGGCGCAGGCCGCCAGCGCCAAGAGAAgcaacggcggcggcggcagcagcagcagcagccgcccccATGGCCCCGCGGCCCGGGAGCCCCGCAGCGGCATCGCCCGGCGCGGGGAGAGGcgagggggggggacgggggtggGCGGAGGACGGCCCGGCAGGAGGAGGCCGAGAGAGCGGCGGCGTGGCAGAGGAGCCGAGCGGGTAAGCGCGCTGCTACCCGGAAGCACCCTCGCTGGGCGGTGTCGCCCTCCGGGAGCACTTCCGGGTGAGCGCCCCCACCCCCTCCGCGGGTGGTTTGCGGGCGTGGAAGGGGCGGGGCCtcggggcgggggcgcggcctGGGGCGGGGCCGGGGTTGCCGCCGGCGTCTGTGGGAGGGGGCCCggggaggcccggcccggccaggcCGCCCCGGTGCGGTCAGGATGTTTGGCTCTGCGTCCGTCGAACGGGTTAAATTGCCTTCGGGGTCCCGCGGGGCACGATCTGGAGCTGAGATAGAGGGCTGTCGCCGCCCGACAGCCGCGGAGAGCGGCCTCGGAGCTCTCCGCCTTAGAGAAACGGAACGCGCAGGAACGAACCTGAAGGGCTCTGCTTCACAGGTCGTTAAACATTCATCCCCCCCCTACGGAGAGAGAAAGCACCGATTAAAGTGCTCACCCTGGCTGCAGTAATGTCGGCTTTAAGTTCTACTCCAGTAAATACTCAGTTGTCGTGACAAGGTAACACGGATTCGGGAGAAGAAATCAAAGATAACCCCCATCCTTATGTTTATTTCAAGTTCTGTGGTAaatcaggcagggcagggcaggaagaagaaaactcGGCTCCAGTCTCCTAGGCGGGAGGATGCACT is from Harpia harpyja isolate bHarHar1 chromosome Z, bHarHar1 primary haplotype, whole genome shotgun sequence and encodes:
- the TMED7 gene encoding transmembrane emp24 domain-containing protein 7, translated to MPLRGSRAAGPWGRLLLLLPPPPLLLLALAACAARASEITFELPDNAKQCFYEEIAQGTKCTLEFQVITGGHYDVDCRLEDPDGIVLYKEMKKQYDSFTFTASRNGTYKFCFSNEFSTFTHKTVYFDFQVGEDPPLFPSENRVTALTQMESACVSIHEALKSVIDYQTHFRLREAQGRSRAEDLNTRVAYWSIGEAIILLVVSIGQVFLLKSFFSDKRSTTTRVGS